In a single window of the Bradyrhizobium sp. ORS 285 genome:
- the mmsB gene encoding multiple monosaccharide ABC transporter permease: MTDKTVSLPEEKPHAGFLKNNLRSYGMLMSLFVIMLFFQIMTDGTLLQPLNLTNLVLQNSYIVIMALGMLLVIVTGHIDLSVGSVAGFVGAVAAVLMVRYHVDFPLAIIACLIVGGAIGAAQGYWVAYFGIPSFIVTLAGMLVFKGLALALLQGQSVGPFPGTFQKLSSGFIPELISNSGNLNLTSIIIGAVLTLVLIYASVKGRAREVEHGIEVEPFGLFAAKNVVLAGVLMYFTYLIASHRGLPNVLVIMVALIALYGFMTRRTVVGRQIYAVGGNAKAAKLSGIKTERLVFLTFVNMGVLAALAGLIFAARLNTATPKAGLGFELDVIAACFIGGASAYGGVGRVGGAVIGAMIMGVMNNGMSILGIGIDYQQVIKGLVLLGAVCIDVYNQRR, translated from the coding sequence ATGACCGACAAGACGGTTTCACTCCCGGAAGAGAAGCCCCACGCCGGCTTCCTGAAGAACAATCTGCGCAGCTACGGCATGCTGATGTCGCTGTTCGTCATCATGCTGTTCTTCCAGATCATGACCGACGGCACCCTGCTGCAGCCGCTCAATTTGACCAATTTGGTGCTGCAGAACAGCTACATCGTCATCATGGCGCTGGGCATGCTGCTGGTCATCGTGACCGGGCATATCGACCTCTCGGTCGGCTCGGTCGCCGGCTTCGTCGGCGCAGTCGCCGCCGTGCTGATGGTCCGCTATCACGTCGACTTTCCGCTCGCCATCATCGCCTGCCTGATCGTCGGCGGCGCAATCGGTGCGGCACAGGGCTATTGGGTCGCCTATTTCGGCATTCCGTCCTTCATCGTCACCCTGGCCGGCATGCTCGTGTTCAAAGGCCTCGCGCTGGCGTTGCTGCAGGGACAATCGGTCGGACCGTTCCCAGGCACGTTCCAGAAGCTTTCGTCAGGATTCATTCCAGAGCTGATTTCCAACTCCGGCAATCTCAACCTGACCTCGATCATCATCGGCGCGGTGCTGACGCTCGTCCTGATCTATGCAAGCGTCAAGGGACGGGCCCGTGAAGTCGAGCATGGCATCGAGGTCGAGCCGTTCGGCCTGTTCGCCGCCAAGAACGTCGTGCTGGCCGGCGTGCTGATGTACTTCACCTACCTGATCGCCTCGCATCGCGGCCTGCCCAACGTGCTGGTGATCATGGTCGCGCTGATCGCGCTGTATGGCTTCATGACGCGCCGCACCGTGGTCGGCCGGCAGATCTACGCGGTCGGCGGCAATGCCAAGGCGGCCAAGCTGTCAGGCATCAAGACCGAGCGGCTGGTGTTCCTGACCTTCGTCAACATGGGCGTGCTGGCGGCGCTGGCGGGCCTGATCTTTGCGGCGCGCCTCAACACCGCGACGCCGAAGGCGGGTCTCGGCTTCGAGCTCGATGTCATCGCGGCCTGCTTCATCGGCGGCGCCTCGGCCTATGGCGGCGTCGGCCGCGTCGGCGGCGCCGTCATCGGGGCCATGATCATGGGCGTGATGAACAATGGCATGTCGATCCTCGGCATCGGCATCGACTATCAGCAGGTCATCAAGGGCCTGGTGCTGCTCGGCGCCGTCTGCATCGACGTCTACAACCAGCGTCGTTAG